ATCATAGTATAATGTTAGCTGCAAAAAGCAACAAACgttgaatgttttaatttatactTCTCCCTAAATTAGGGTAACCTGCATCTCGTCCGCGTTTCACAGACTGACttgcaatattatttaaaatggcaattcCTATAGCTATCCTGGATTGTGACCTCCTGTTGCACGGTCGTGGGCACAAGACCCTGGATAGGTTTGATATAGAAACTGTATCTGATGAGTTTTTATTGACAACATTTGGCTTCCCGCGGGAATTCATATACTACTTGGTGGAGCTGCTGGGTGACACGTTGTCACGGCGTACCCAAAGGTCTCGAGCAATCAGTCCCGACGTACAAATACTCGCTGCCTTAGGTTTTTACACATCGGGGTCTTTCCAGACGCGAATGGGAGATGCCATCGGAATCAGTCAAGCCTCCATGAGTCGCTGCGTTACGAACGTGACAAAAGCGCTGGTCGAAAAGGCTTCCGAGTTTATTGGATTCACACGGGACGATGCCACTAAACAGCAGTCAAAAGAAGAGTTTTACAGGGTAGCCGGAATGCCTAACGTTGTGGGAGTGATAGACTGTGCCCATATCGCGATAAAAGCGCCCAATGCCGAGGACCTCTCTTTCGTGAATAAGAAGGGATTTCACTCCATTAATTGCCAACTCGTGTGCGATTCAAGGGGACTGCTGCTTAGCGCAGAGACGCATTGGCCAGGCAGTTTACAGGATAATGTAATATTCCAGCAATCCTCCGTGAGTAGGTTCTTTGAAGACCAGGATAACCAGGAAGGCTGGCTATTGGGTAAGCACAAGCATCCCGTTTCACCGTCTACTCATGTTGTCCCTACGACTATATGTCCATTTGTCTTGTATTTGTGTTAATCCATTGTCTGCTCTGTGACCTGCCATGATTCTGATACTGTATTTATTATCAGGAAGATAGACTTGCTGTGGGCATGTCTTCAACCTATTTGAGGTGTAATTATGCTGGGTCCTGCAGGTGACAACCAGTACCCTCTGAGGAAGTGGTTGATGACGCCCCTACAGTGCCCAGAAACCCCTGCCGATTACCGCTACAACCTGGCTCACACGGCCACACACGAGATCGTGGACAGAACGTTC
Above is a genomic segment from Anguilla rostrata isolate EN2019 chromosome 16, ASM1855537v3, whole genome shotgun sequence containing:
- the harbi1 gene encoding putative nuclease HARBI1; this encodes MAIPIAILDCDLLLHGRGHKTLDRFDIETVSDEFLLTTFGFPREFIYYLVELLGDTLSRRTQRSRAISPDVQILAALGFYTSGSFQTRMGDAIGISQASMSRCVTNVTKALVEKASEFIGFTRDDATKQQSKEEFYRVAGMPNVVGVIDCAHIAIKAPNAEDLSFVNKKGFHSINCQLVCDSRGLLLSAETHWPGSLQDNVIFQQSSVSRFFEDQDNQEGWLLGDNQYPLRKWLMTPLQCPETPADYRYNLAHTATHEIVDRTFRAIQTRFRCLDGSKGYLQYSPEKCARIILACCVLHNVSLQSGLDAWTFERTETPDQAEEACEQMDSLDSEAFRIRQELILNHFS